The Montipora capricornis isolate CH-2021 chromosome 6, ASM3666992v2, whole genome shotgun sequence genome has a window encoding:
- the LOC138054661 gene encoding uncharacterized protein, protein MSEMEQTFLDAGVGGRRSSSPSVKRTVTYKASDLGFSSKGNDITMQHISEAKGYLNEFEQMYRKHREETDRLKRHHASEVQQLKQEIENLKRQKRQTEDQLQESRGERNRLNEELVSLRKRLLMRERELEVMQLDIMNKTNIIVSLKTDKAALQRELDTRDSEEIVSQSASTIQESAPMEDEFFSFQITELEAKLKNSGDEWENVQEENLKLQSNVTDLQSELDKAKRDLDATKKECDLKVKKFELQFQNSQKERDDLKRQLEKLRDDLKNSKGELLSMQAEAGNNKRVADKFRDDAEDKNRQIHDYEKANGTLNDRIEELQQELLQSELHSDVEAKHVKELENEVRSSNRKIAEYEAQIDTLKGTNEDFQRELTIVNSRVATLESQNGKFTSRVRELENELVRCRAHIHEMESEFENVNTRYVQLQSSHDSNVSEVDGLRTRVGSHQSKVNELESRNSTTSKERDDLKLRIVPLEKKVAEFRLALEKSENSRDDLERRIDTLKASNSNLEAKLNAANNAKAQLKADLEAEKDKAAQLRKEITLLKTQLAEAQRSLEKTKNDNVRKKKVIDELKDTIRRLEGNIHDKEQDVQQLNIQSNMLEDEKNDLHDELMDGNKKLAELEEDLKQALEDKNRAENDLNDALKNNSELETDLQAMDKKKREYEEQVLNLKKKLEVAETKLNDALTKKAVLEEEAKKHADKVNNLKDDLDILKGRLSEAQRQADAFRKEVNIKDATIASLRSQIGDLEQDNNDIAAELSKTKTQLAAIQEEKRKLQLELSTKNEEINRLNGEIDITIKRNEELQSECIVVADKVQTIENSYQDFMALSGDKDSLLEGEREKNAQLEKEIKNLNVKIKMLEERDRTKEVDQLKAQLDQANEKIADLLSRISQLEGDKSDLERDIVAAQSDLAQKENDLEGAQKDKEKAEDDLYNIQGKIDNLESQLAAARNQITQLRESCRDEKNKNVQAKAENNNLAAKISQLEKANDGLTSLITKKDKVFADLNEKIKKLLNELADAKRDTLAAKMEAEDLRQDKKDLERKLDDQVKRLQRFETEIKDLKEQRNTLETELSNKTHKLALKESQIDSLKKERDNLRKEVENLNVKLKQLKEENLALQSSCHELEKKDESNFKEIEGKDAALERLKSAEAAVEEELLSLKKEMMTTRNALEAANNKIKSLENSLKQTNISMSKLELTIQTLNKERQERDSASSSHDTQYIEIETLYKASQDRKNRYKLEVQTLKARIEKMDADYKKLQQENVDLRAKINALNKKNRDLQSANDRTNEGKQAAKGDLEAANIQLADLEIKCDNETKEKDSFKKQLDDALDKLEKTRKQNLELEQVIMENTMQLEEAEKEVAEKENEIRNLIDGKEFLEGQLDVAKSGLQKAQKEVDDLKAQDALKQHEILDLNKNINDLEARIVKLTGERDRSLEEQTLSIEKIANLEKLIGDLTNEKNAFLEKIEELKRGISQLREEGMSVHKQITELQSAINFSTKEIDNREATIADLRNKEEVRDQEIENLRKNLLRLQSDYETALQKIKELEKAYQSSNDKATLIESKDSSNRDRIKRLDDENGALRRKVTTLEISMKTSEEKIQDLEKQVMQANEEITRLQFAPSFETPFQIEGQSFVESAGGSIEAEFLKKDLEDQKNKNAQLEKQLRQANDAIKHPQFQVDQQSKKLKENDDTIFDLQKKIQELNIRLQKTGDQTDNPGIVASLRGQKDTLERDNQMLKKDLEITTKNLAQTKTTRENAENQLYKIKKLLNESELKLNVATTQNENLHQELLRSQQKNNDLENERDRALKDQADLRGELSEKTNRLQKAQSDLQSLKSQVRDLESRILDLERELDDSQSKIKWHGNNENQLKDEIASLKRKLDDLREAHDKLINTIDHLNTQLQDKDVSIALLEHAVKSLRDQFENQQRSLATANANAAELKRKYCNALTETERLQNEVNTKVLKIRSVENRFKSLEADKNKLRVEISLLKKTISEQKVQIDRSKRRSEIGAPAVVQTLQSSPDMLQFRDDSVTSKKFNDLESSYKKIIREKEDGDKQATALRSKLAKLESKLADLNRAKNALEGDSTWKTKRIDQLVKELDDLQSKDMIDSDEALGWKNRITQMQQDLEGAKTKIFRLEAMNKTYEQKVKDFSEDLIKARENVSQLESKAEDDQQKIEDQRKELLEAYKKAADLEAATKSYHNTKSELNGVIQTSKNKMETLENNLQKEAKQHAHVRGTLDQVKIKNEDLKLEIAKLHKKLRELQQQYDCQVQEWSERKYTIDGLEKVNMELEALIDKLRRELANYNNEYDILISEKRDIASELAQLKAREQDIEKSLQQVVEEKHRLQVELEDVRRELSEPLHEPDLLLQQVSAVGLESGVERFPDMKDDLEAAKNETDRLANDITSWQSKYNTLQSSYDDLDGDKKLLEDKLDSMQKTMNDFEHHNHILTSDKNRLTVELEAAKRKTNDLLSELDEAKRGKDSLKVEYEILQKRITKIEAEYEIHITTRHDNGDSGAYAKLQEAYKCSQERENEVQAELLTCYKVIGELKHQLIGAQETIERLTINYNTETIRSATLREEVVTYQRRLSELEEKYEINRGANEDMANKLAVLEQHLTEASRQNTSIQESKALILVEVSNQRNKITRLEKDLEVAESEKTNLRLQLMAFLSKGESESDEISKQISELSERSLSFRREKEDLERQLSKQHADMGELQRENEALKSETYSSSTKKQTESLFDLDGGDEDLGPSAESTRYDLDGDDFEGGSTTVTGKEGKS, encoded by the exons ATGTCGGAGATGGAGCAGACGTTCTTGGACGCGGGCGTCGGTGGCCGAAGGTCGTCGTCTCCTTCAGTCAAACGAACAGTTACCTACAAGGCTTCTGATCTAGGGTTTTCAAGCAAAGGCAACGATATCACCATGCAGCACATCTCTGAGGCTAAGGGCTACCTCAACGAATTTGAACAGATGTATCGAAAGCACCGAGAGGAGACGGATAGGCTGAAGAGGCACCATGCTAGCGAG GTGCAACAGCTAAAACAGGAAATTGAGAACTTAAAGCGTCAGAAAAGGCAGACAGAGGATCAGCTCCAGGAGAGCAGGGGCGAAAGAAACCGGCTGAATGAAGAGCTTGTTTCCCTCAGAAAACGGCTCCTTATGCGCGAACGTGAATTGGAAGTGATGCAACTCGACATTATGAACAAAACCAACATCATAGTTTCGCTGAAGACTGACAAGGCAGCGTTACAGCGGGAATTAGACACTCGTGATTCTGAAGAGATTGTGAGCCAATCGGCGTCCACTATTCAGGAGTCTGCGCCAATGGAGGATGAATTCTTCAGCTTCCAAATAACTGAGTTGGAAGCCAAGCTGAAGAATTCAGGCGACGAAtgggaaaatgtgcaagaaGAGAATCTCAAATTGCAAAGTAATGTGACCGATTTGCAGAGCGAGCTCGATAAAGCAAAGCGCGATCTAGACGCAACCAAAAAGGAATGTGACCTGAAAGTGAAGAAGTTCGAGTTGCAATTTCAAAATTCCCAAAAGGAGCGAGACGATCTTAAAAGGCAGCTAGAGAAGCTTCGAGATGATCTGAAAAATAGCAAAGGCGAGCTGCTAAGTATGCAAGCAGAAGCTGGGAACAATAAGCGTGTCGCTGACAAGTTCCGAGATGACGCAGAAGATAAAAACAGGCAGATCCACGACTACGAGAAGGCGAATGGCACACTGAATGATCGAATTGAGGAGCTCCAGCAGGAACTATTGCAAAGCGAATTGCACTCTGACGTGGAAGCGAAGCATGTTAAAGAACTCGAGAATGAGGTCCGATCGTCAAACAGAAAAATTGCTGAATATGAGGCGCAGATTGACACTCTTAAAGGTACCAATGAAGATTTTCAACGTGAGCTAACCATCGTAAACAGCAGGGTAGCGACCCTTGAAAGCCAGAATGGCAAGTTCACAAGCAGGGTGAGGGAACTAGAGAATGAACTGGTACGTTGTCGCGCACACATACACGAGATGGAGAGTGAATTTGAGAATGTCAACACCAGGTATGTACAGCTTCAGTCCTCACATGATTCAAACGTGAGTGAGGTGGATGGGCTGCGCACCAGAGTAGGAAGCCACCAGAGTAAGGTCAATGAACTAGAATCCCGCAACAGCACCACGTCAAAAGAAAGAGACGACCTCAAATTGCGAATAGTGCCATTGGAGAAGAAGGTCGCGGAATTCCGACTGGCTctggaaaaaagtgaaaattctCGCGATGACCTGGAGAGGAGAATTGATACATTAAAGGCGAGCAACTCGAATCTTGAAGCAAAGCTTAATGCTGCCAATAACGCAAAGGCTCAGCTGAAGGCAGATTTGGAAGCTGAAAAGGATAAGGCTGCCCAACTCAGAAAAGAGATCACTTTACTCAAGACTCAGTTGGCAGAAGCGCAACGCAGTCTCGAGAAAACCAAGAATGATAATGTCAGGAAAAAGAAGGTTATCGATGAATTGAAAGACACAATTCGCCGCCTTGAAGGTAACATTCACGATAAAGAACAAGACGTGCAACAACTCAACATTCAGAGTAACATGCTTGAAGACGAAAAGAACGATCTCCATGATGAGCTGATGGATGGCAACAAGAAACTAGCAGAGCTGGAAGAAGATCTAAAGCAAGCTCTCGAAGATAAGAATCGTGCTGAAAACGACCTAAATGACGCGCTTAAGAATAACTCGGAGCTGGAAACTGACCTGCAGGCCATGGATAAGAAGAAGCGAGAATATGAAGAACAAGTTTTGAacctgaaaaagaaacttgaGGTTGCGGAGACGAAACTTAATGATGCTTTGACCAAGAAAGCTGTTCTCGAAGAGGAAGCCAAGAAGCATGCTGACAAGGTAAACAACCTCAAAGACGACCTAGACATCCTCAAAGGCCGGCTCTCTGAAGCACAGCGTCAAGCTGATGCTTTTCGCAAAGAAGTTAATATCAAGGATGCCACAATCGCCTCACTGAGATCTCAAATCGGTGATCTTGAGCAAGACAATAATGATATAGCAGCAGAGCTTTCCAAAACGAAGACGCAGCTTGCAGCTATTCAAGAAGAAAAACGCAAGCTCCAGTTAGAGCTCAGTACGAAGAATGAAGAAATCAATCGACTAAATGGAGAAATCGATATCACCATAAAACGAAATGAGGAGCTACAAAGTGAATGCATTGTTGTTGCCGATAAAGTCCAAACTATAGAGAACAGCTACCAAGATTTTATGGCTCTGTCTGGGGACAAAGATAGTCTTTTGGAAGGAGAGCGGGAAAAGAATGCTCAActagaaaaagaaataaaaaatctaAACGTCAAGATAAAAATGCTAGAGGAAAGAGATCGAACCAAAGAAGTGGATCAACTAAAGGCACAACTTGATCAGGCAAACGAAAAGATTGCTGACCTACTTTCGCGCATCAGCCAACTGGAAGGTGACAAATCTGATCTCGAACGCGATATTGTAGCTGCCCAAAGTGATCTTGCACAGAAAGAAAACGACTTGGAAGGCGCGCAGAAGGATAAGGAGAAAGCAGAAGATGATCTATACAACATTCAAGGGAAAATTGATAATTTAGAGAGTCAATTAGCAGCTGCACGTAACCAGATCACTCAACTAAGGGAAAGCTGCAGGGACGAAAAGAACAAGAATGTCCAAGCAAAGGCAGAAAATAATAATCTTGCGGCCAAAATAAGCCAGCTGGAGAAGGCAAACGACGGTCTAACGAGCCTGATTACAAAGAAAGACAAGGTTTTCGCTGACTTAAACGAAAAGATAAAGAAGTTGCTGAACGAATTGGCCGACGCGAAGCGTGATACCCTTGCTGCCAAAATGGAAGCTGAAGATCTGCGACAGGATAAGAAGGACTTGGAACGCAAACTCGACGATCAAGTCAAACGCCTTCAGCGATTCGAAACCGAGATTAAAGATCTCAAGGAACAAAGGAATACTCTGGAGACTGAACTCAGCAACAAGACACACAAGTTGGCACTTAAGGAGTCCCAGATAGACAGTCTCAAAAAGGAAAGAGATAACCTAAGAAAGGAAGTCGAGAACCTAAACGTCAAACTAAAGCAACTAAAGGAAGAAAACTTAGCCCTTCAATCAAGCTGTCATGAACTAGAGAAGAAAGATGAGTCGAACTTCAAAGAGATCGAAGGCAAAGATGCCGCCCTCGAGCGCCTAAAATCCGCTGAGGCTGCTGTTGAAGAGGAACTCCTaagcttgaaaaaagaaatgatgacCACTCGAAATGCCCTTGAGGCCGCCAACAACAAGATCAAATCATTAGAAAACAGTCTAAAGCAAACCAATATCAGTATGAGTAAGCTCGAACTCACTATCCAGACCTTAAATAAGGAGCGACAGGAGCGAGATAGCGCCAGTTCCAGCCATGATACGCAGTATATTGAGATTGAAACACTCTACAAGGCTAGTCAGGATCGCAAAAACAGATACAAGCTAGAGGTACAAACCCTAAAAGCTCGTATTGAAAAGATGGACGCAGACTACAAAAAACTGCAACAGGAAAATGTTGATCTCCGAGCAAAAATAAATGCCTTGAACAAGAAGAATCGAGATCTACAATCTGCAAATGATCGCACAAACGAAGGAAAACAAGCGGCAAAAGGCGACCTGGAAGCTGCTAACATCCAATTAGCTGACCTTGAGATCAAATGCGACAACGAAACTAAAGAGAAGGATTCCTTTAAGAAGCAATTGGATGATGCTCTGGATAAGTTGGAAAAAACACGGAAACAAAATCTAGAACTCGAACAAGTTATCATGGAAAACACGATGCAGCTTGAGGAAGCTGAAAAGGAAGTGgcagagaaagaaaacgagatTAGAAATTTGATAGATGGTAAAGAGTTCTTAGAGGGTCAACTAGATGTTGCTAAGAGTGGTTTGCAAAAAGCACAAAAAGAAGTTGACGACCTCAAAGCCCAAGATGCACTCAAACAACATGAGATCCTGGATCTTAACAAGAATATAAACGACTTAGAGGCTCGCATCGTGAAGTTAACAGGAGAAAGGGATAGATCACTAGAAGAACAAACCTTGAGTATCGAAAAGATTGCCAACCTGGAAAAACTGATTGGAGATCTGACTAACGAGAAAAATGCATTCTTGGAAAAAATCGAAGAACTCAAGAGAGGAATCAGTCAGCTTCGAGAAGAAGGGATGAGTGTTCATAAGCAGATTACAGAACTTCAAAGCGCGATTAACTTCTCAACCAAAGAAATCGATAACCGAGAAGCAACCATTGCTGATTTGAGAAACAAAGAAGAAGTTCGAGACCAAGAAATAGAAAACCTTAGAAAGAACTTGCTACGCTTGCAAAGTGACTACGAAACCGCCCTCCAGAAAATCAAAGAGTTGGAAAAGGCCTACCAATCATCCAACGATAAAGCAACACTGATCGAGAGCAAGGATTCAAGTAACCGCGACAGGATAAAACGCCTTGACGACGAAAATGGTGCCCtaagaaggaaagtaacaaCACTTGAAATCTCCATGAAGACTAGCGAAGAAAAAATCCAAGACCTGGAGAAACAAGTCATGCAAGCTAACGAGGAGATAACCAGACTGCAATTCGCGCCTTCTTTTGAAACGCCATTTCAAATTGAAGGAcaaagctttgttgaatcagcAGGAGGTAGCATTGAAGCAGAATTTCTTAAAAAGGATTTGGAAGATCAGAAGAACAAGAATGCCCAGCTTGAGAAGCAGCTGAGGCAAGCTAATGATGCCATAAAACATCCACAGTTCCAAGTCGATCAACAGAGCAAAAAGTTAAAGGAAAATGACGATACCATTTTCGACCTGCAGAAAAAGATCCAAGAGCTTAACATCCGTCTTCAAAAGACAGGGGATCAGACTGATAACCCAGGAATTGTTGCCTCTCTACGCGGTCAAAAAGACACTTTGGAACGAGACAACCAGATGTTGAAGAAAGACCTAGAAATCACTACAAAAAATCTGGCCCAGACAAAGACGACTCGCGAAAATGCCGAAAACCAGCTATACAAAATCAAGAAGTTGTTGAATGAGAGCGAACTTAAGCTGAACGTGGCCACCACGCAAAACGAGAATCTTCACCAAGAGTTGCTACGTtcacaacagaaaaacaatgACTTGGAAAACGAAAGGGACCGAGCATTGAAAGACCAGGCTGATCTTCGCGGGGAATTGTCAGAAAAAACCAATCGTTTGCAAAAAGCACAAAGCGACCTTCAATCCTTAAAATCACAGGTACGTGATCTGGAAAGTCGTATCCTAGATCTGGAGCGGGAACTGGACGACAGTCAAAGCAAGATCAAATGGCACGGGAACAACGAGAACCAACTGAAAGACGAAATCGCCTCACTTAAGAGGAAGCTGGATGACCTGAGAGAGGCACATGACAAGCTCATCAACACGATAGACCACCTAAATACGCAATTACAGGACAAAGACGTAAGCATTGCTCTCCTTGAACACGCCGTGAAATCGCTACGAGACCAATTCGAGAACCAACAGAGAAGTTTAGCTACTGCTAACGCTAACGCAGCCGAACTAAAGAGGAAGTATTGCAACGCCTTAACCGAAACTGAGCGATTACAAAATGAAGTCAACACGAAGGTACTAAAGATACGCAGCGTGGAAAATCGCTTCAAGTCCTTAGAAGCTGACAAAAACAAGTTAAGGGTGGAAATCAGTCTCCTTAAAAAAACCATCTCCGAACAAAAGGTCCAAATTGACAGAAGCAAACGCCGTTCCGAGATAGGTGCACCGGCTGTCGTCCAAACCCTTCAGTCATCTCCAGATATGCTCCAATTCAGAGATGACTCAGTTACCTCCAAGAAGTTTAATGACCTAGAATCATCGTACAAGAAGATTATCCGAGAAAAAGAAGATGGAGACAAACAGGCCACAGCACTGCGAAGCAAGCTCGCCAAGTTAGAAAGCAAACTTGCTGACCTTAATAGAGCTAAAAACGCGTTGGAAGGAGATTCTACATGGAAAACTAAGAGAATTGATCAACTGGTAAAAGAACTCGATGATTTACAATCTAAAGACATGATTGATTCTGACGAGGCTCTAGGATGGAAAAACAGAATCACCCAAATGCAGCAAGACTTGGAGGGTGCCAAAACCAAAATCTTTCGATTAGAAGCCATGAATAAAACCTACGAACAAAAGGTCAAGGATTTCAGTGAAGATTTAATCAAGGCAAGAGAGAACGTGTCGCAACTTGAATCAAAAGCAGAGGATGATCAGCAAAAGATAGAAGACCAGCGAAAGGAACTATTAGAGGCTTATAAAAAGGCAGCGGACTTAGAAGCAGCTACCAAGTCATACCATAACACTAAGAGTGAATTGAACGGAGTCATACAAACCTCAAAGAACAAAATGGAAACTTTGGAAAACAACCTCCAGAAGGAAGCCAAGCAGCACGCACATGTAAGAGGCACTCTCGACCAAGTGAAGATAAAAAACGAAGACCTGAAACTGGAAATAGCCAAATTACACAAAAAACTACGAGAGCTTCAGCAACAGTACGATTGCCAG GTACAAGAATGGTCAGAGCGCAAGTACACAATTGACGGCTTGGAAAAAGTCAACATGGAGTTAGAAGCTCTCATAGACAAATTAAGACGTGAATTAGCTAACTACAACAACGAATATGACATCCTGATATCCGAAAAGCGTGACATCGCGAGTGAGTTAGCTCAGTTGAAGGCAAGAGAACAGGACATAGAAAAGTCTTTACAACAGGTGGTGGAAGAAAAACACAGGCTGCAGGTTGAATTAGAAGATGTTAGGAGGGAGCTTAGTGAACCTCTACATGAACCAGACCTTCTGCTTCAGCAAGTGTCGGCTGTCGGTTTGGAATCTGGCGTCGAAAGGTTCCCCGACATGAAAGATGACCTTGAAGCAGCTAAAAACGAGACTGATCGGCTCGCTAATGATATTACATCCTGGCAGTCCAAATACAACACTTTACAGAGCAGCTACGACGACTTGGACGGTGACAAGAAGCTGCTCGAAGATAAACTTGACAGCATGCAGAAGACGATGAACGACTTCGAGCACCACAATCACATTCTGACATCCGACAAGAACAGGCTCACCGTCGAACTTGAGGCAGCCAAACGAAAGACCAATGATTTGCTGTCAGAGCTAGATGAAGCCAAACGTGGCAAAGATTCTCTAAAAGTGGAGTACGAGATCTTACAGAAAAGAATCACAAAGATAGAAGCCGAGTATGAAATCCACATCACCACTCGCCACGACAATGGTGATTCGGGTGCGTACGCCAAACTACAAGAAGCCTACAAGTGCAGCCAGGAACGTGAGAACGAGGTACAGGCGGAGCTGTTGACTTGCTACAAAGTGATCGGAGAATTGAAACATCAACTGATTGGAGCTCAAGAAACCATTGAACGGCTAACAATAAACTACAACACTGAGACCATCAGGAGTGCAACTCTTCGCGAAGAAGTAGTCACTTATCAGAGACGACTCTCCGAATTAGAAGAGAAGTACGAGATTAACCGAGGAGCAAACGAAGACATGGCGAATAAGCTGGCGGTCTTGGAACAGCATTTGACTGAAGCAAGCAGACAGAATACATCGATCCAAGAATCAAAGGCGCTTATCCTTGTTGAAGTAAGCAATCAACGAAATAAAATCACCCGCCTTGAGAAAGACTTGGAGGTTGCAGAAAGCGAAAAGACAAACCTTCGACTACAACTGATGGCTTTCCTTAGTAAAGGAGAATCTGAATCGGATGAAATCAGTAAACAAATCTCTGAGCTATCAGAACGCAGCCTGTCTTTCCGACGCGAGAAGGAAGACCTAGAGAGGCAACTCTCGAAGCAGCATGCTGA CATGGGTGAATTGCAGCGAGAAAACGAAGCTCTGAAATCAGAGACCTATTCCAGTTCCACCAAAAAGCAAACCGAATCTCTCTTTGACCTCGATGGAGGTGACGAAGATCTCGGTCCATCTGCAGAATCGACCAGATATGATCTCGACGGCGATGACTTTGAAGGTGGAAGCACTACTGTGACTGGCAAAGAAGGAAAGTCCTAA